In the Vibrio gigantis genome, one interval contains:
- a CDS encoding IS110 family RNA-guided transposase, with protein MNTNTLQNINVGVDTGKSQLDIYVRPLDIYFTVPNTDKGISDAIKIIKKHKPQRVVIEATGRLEMPFILACDKAKLPYVVANPLRIKRFAEAIGQRAKNDRLDAALIAHYAERVQPELTKLKSENIRLMSDLVTRRNQLLTMQTMERNRLQILPKNIASTISPILTALKNQIEKVEAKITKLIDSCPEYQSKNTILQSMPGVGKVLAASLISNVPELGLITNKQASSLIGVAPITRESGRFKGKRMIQGGRAQVRTVMYMAMMSAIQCNPVFKATYERLLAAGKPEKVAIVACMRKMVVTLNSMLRDGAIWDKDSVKN; from the coding sequence ATGAATACAAACACACTTCAAAACATTAATGTTGGCGTTGATACTGGTAAGTCACAATTAGACATCTATGTCCGTCCACTCGACATTTACTTCACTGTACCAAACACCGATAAAGGCATCAGCGATGCCATTAAAATCATTAAGAAACACAAACCTCAACGCGTCGTCATCGAGGCTACAGGTCGATTAGAAATGCCCTTCATACTCGCCTGTGATAAAGCCAAATTGCCTTATGTCGTTGCTAATCCACTACGTATTAAAAGGTTTGCTGAAGCCATTGGTCAACGAGCTAAGAACGACCGTTTAGATGCCGCGCTCATCGCACATTATGCCGAACGAGTTCAGCCCGAACTTACCAAGCTAAAAAGCGAAAACATACGCCTTATGAGTGACTTAGTCACGAGGCGGAACCAACTACTCACCATGCAAACCATGGAAAGAAATCGACTACAAATATTACCAAAGAATATCGCATCCACGATTTCTCCCATTCTTACTGCACTAAAAAACCAGATAGAAAAAGTCGAAGCAAAGATAACGAAACTGATTGATAGCTGCCCTGAGTATCAATCCAAAAATACTATTCTACAAAGCATGCCAGGCGTTGGTAAAGTCCTTGCTGCCTCCTTAATCAGTAATGTGCCGGAGTTAGGCCTTATCACTAACAAACAAGCTTCTTCTCTCATTGGTGTCGCACCAATAACAAGAGAAAGTGGACGCTTTAAAGGAAAACGGATGATACAAGGAGGACGGGCTCAAGTTAGAACCGTTATGTACATGGCGATGATGTCGGCTATCCAATGCAACCCTGTATTTAAGGCTACTTATGAACGATTACTTGCGGCAGGAAAACCTGAAAAAGTAGCGATAGTTGCCTGCATGAGAAAGATGGTTGTGACACTCAATTCAATGCTAAGAGACGGCGCAATATGGGATAAAGATAGCGTCAAAAATTAA
- a CDS encoding class I SAM-dependent methyltransferase, with amino-acid sequence MDENAEIWRQYYEKALSRPHSKRTEFAVRLNESNLKVATDCGCGTGSDIEYLDQQGYQVHGFDINPDSVAICRDRFGSKSLVDISASSFESFDYPKSGVVIANSSLFFADPNQFASTWSNIRSSIEIGGVFAGDFMGFKDSWANNYRSPTTSLSESEVKALFSGFEIVRFFERDETAKTSLGRMKHWHTYSVVAVKRT; translated from the coding sequence ATGGATGAAAATGCTGAAATTTGGCGTCAGTACTACGAAAAGGCACTATCTCGCCCACATTCAAAACGTACTGAATTTGCTGTCAGACTCAATGAATCAAACCTCAAAGTAGCCACTGACTGTGGTTGTGGAACTGGCAGCGATATCGAATACCTCGATCAACAGGGTTATCAAGTTCATGGCTTCGATATTAATCCTGATTCAGTCGCTATTTGTAGAGATAGGTTCGGGTCAAAGTCATTAGTGGATATTTCAGCGTCCTCGTTTGAGTCGTTCGACTATCCAAAGTCTGGTGTAGTTATCGCAAACTCCAGTTTGTTCTTCGCTGACCCAAACCAATTTGCATCGACTTGGAGCAACATCAGATCTTCAATTGAAATCGGTGGGGTGTTTGCTGGTGACTTCATGGGCTTCAAAGACAGTTGGGCTAACAACTATCGTAGCCCTACAACATCGTTGTCGGAATCAGAAGTAAAGGCTTTGTTCTCAGGCTTTGAAATAGTCAGGTTCTTTGAACGTGATGAAACAGCGAAAACTTCATTGGGTAGAATGAAGCATTGGCATACATATTCCGTGGTCGCAGTGAAACGTACATAA
- a CDS encoding IS110 family RNA-guided transposase, with protein MNTKINQSINVGVDTGKTQLDIHIRPLDLFFSVENNDKGIKKALKTIKSYSPERIVIEATGRLEMPFVLACAEAQLPIVRANPVHIKRFAGAIGRRAKNDRLDAELIAHYGEAIKPAFTVIKPKNIRLMSDLVIRRNQLLSMQTMEKNRIQILPASLHPTIKPMLTTIKNQITKLEEKLVKLIEDSPEYQAKNTILQSVPGIGNIAAASIISNVPELGYITNKQAASLIGVAPITRESGRYKGKRVIQGGRAQVRTVLYMAMMSAMQCNPVFKATYARLLAAGKPKKVAIIACVRKMVVTLNSMLRDGAMWDENTAKN; from the coding sequence ATGAATACCAAAATCAATCAAAGCATCAACGTTGGAGTTGATACCGGAAAAACACAATTAGACATCCACATCAGGCCACTAGACCTATTTTTCTCAGTAGAAAACAATGATAAAGGCATCAAAAAAGCACTCAAAACGATTAAGAGTTACAGTCCTGAACGAATCGTTATTGAAGCAACAGGCCGATTAGAAATGCCTTTTGTTCTTGCATGTGCAGAAGCTCAATTACCTATTGTCAGAGCAAACCCTGTCCATATAAAACGATTCGCTGGTGCTATTGGCCGCAGAGCCAAAAATGATCGTTTAGATGCAGAGTTGATCGCTCACTATGGAGAAGCAATCAAACCAGCTTTTACTGTCATAAAACCAAAAAACATACGCCTAATGAGTGACTTAGTCATTCGCCGAAACCAGTTGTTATCCATGCAAACCATGGAAAAGAACCGAATCCAGATACTTCCCGCTTCTCTCCATCCGACTATCAAACCGATGCTGACCACGATAAAAAATCAAATCACCAAGTTAGAAGAAAAGCTCGTTAAACTCATTGAAGATAGCCCTGAATACCAGGCTAAAAACACAATATTGCAGAGCGTCCCAGGAATAGGAAACATTGCCGCTGCATCAATAATTAGCAACGTACCTGAACTTGGTTACATCACGAATAAACAAGCGGCATCACTGATTGGTGTCGCTCCAATTACACGCGAAAGTGGTCGCTACAAAGGTAAGCGCGTAATCCAAGGCGGTCGAGCGCAAGTACGCACAGTTTTATACATGGCAATGATGTCGGCCATGCAATGTAACCCCGTATTCAAAGCGACATATGCTCGACTTTTAGCTGCTGGGAAGCCAAAGAAAGTCGCAATAATCGCGTGTGTTCGAAAGATGGTTGTGACCCTTAATTCTATGCTGAGAGATGGCGCCATGTGGGATGAAAATACAGCCAAAAACTAA
- a CDS encoding IS110 family RNA-guided transposase, with the protein MSDYSYFCGIDLAKNHFSLHAVDQNGKVILHKSVTRSKLLTTIANMPLMRIGVEACGGAHYWARTLNKLGHDARIMAVKYVVPYRTKGKNDLNDAVAICEAVQRPSTRFVPVKSPEQQAILSVHRMREHWVRERTALMNRMRALLSEFGLIIPVGRSSLMKQVPLMLEDAENELPHLAKTVIADSYHHLDELNQLIADTEQVFDSFAKVSANVQRVMTVRGIGPQTATAILASIGNGSQFDKSRDFSAWLGLVPKQYSTGGKPRLGRITKHGDKYLRTLLVHGARTVIANLGDKQDKLSQWCRGVLERRGMNRAIVALAAKNARIIWSLLHNQTEYENYAA; encoded by the coding sequence ATGTCTGATTATTCTTATTTCTGCGGTATCGACCTAGCTAAAAACCACTTTAGTCTTCATGCCGTAGACCAAAATGGTAAGGTCATACTTCATAAGTCAGTAACCCGCTCTAAACTGCTGACTACAATAGCAAATATGCCACTCATGCGTATAGGCGTCGAAGCGTGTGGTGGTGCACATTATTGGGCAAGAACACTCAATAAACTGGGTCACGACGCCCGTATCATGGCCGTTAAATACGTGGTTCCTTATCGAACTAAAGGGAAGAACGACCTTAATGATGCAGTCGCCATATGCGAAGCTGTTCAGCGTCCATCAACTCGCTTTGTACCCGTAAAATCCCCCGAGCAACAAGCCATCCTATCGGTACATAGAATGAGAGAGCATTGGGTTCGTGAACGCACCGCGCTTATGAATCGCATGCGTGCCCTGCTTTCTGAATTCGGATTAATCATTCCTGTTGGTCGCTCTTCATTGATGAAACAGGTTCCCTTAATGCTCGAAGATGCAGAAAATGAACTGCCACACCTCGCAAAAACGGTGATTGCCGATTCTTATCACCACCTTGACGAACTCAATCAACTTATCGCCGATACTGAACAAGTCTTCGATTCTTTTGCTAAGGTCAGTGCTAATGTTCAACGAGTGATGACGGTTCGAGGTATCGGGCCGCAAACTGCAACAGCGATACTCGCTTCGATAGGCAATGGCTCTCAATTTGATAAAAGTCGCGATTTCTCTGCCTGGCTAGGCTTAGTACCAAAGCAATATTCCACAGGGGGGAAACCTCGCTTAGGCCGGATAACCAAACACGGCGACAAATACTTACGAACACTATTAGTTCACGGCGCAAGGACCGTAATTGCCAACCTTGGCGACAAGCAAGATAAGTTAAGTCAGTGGTGTCGAGGCGTTCTAGAGCGGAGAGGTATGAACCGAGCGATAGTGGCACTTGCCGCGAAGAACGCACGAATTATATGGTCGCTTTTACACAATCAAACCGAATATGAAAACTATGCTGCTTAA